Proteins encoded by one window of Falsibacillus albus:
- a CDS encoding ABC transporter permease translates to MLQYTIRRILQLIPVLLGMTFVVFLIIRAIPGNPAQVILGQQATKEAVAALTKELGLNHPWYVQYIDYIKHLLQGNLGTSIRTRTAVSEEIWPYLAATLELSLVAMVIAVVVGVNAGIISAWFQNSWFDYAAMILALLGVSIPIFWLGLMEQWVFSINLHWLPTTGRENIRDPIEAITNLYLLDTLIQGRFDQFIEVLKHLILPGIALGTIPMAIIARMTRSSMLEVMRSDFIRTARAKGMKMFWVVYKHSLKNAVIPVLTVIGLQMGLLLGGAILTETIFGWPGIGRYIYDAISYRDYPVIQSGILLIAFIFVFINLVVDLLYAAVDPRIKYN, encoded by the coding sequence ATGCTTCAATATACAATCAGAAGGATATTACAATTGATTCCCGTTCTACTTGGAATGACGTTTGTCGTTTTTTTGATCATTCGTGCGATTCCCGGTAATCCCGCACAGGTCATCCTCGGCCAGCAGGCCACGAAGGAAGCTGTTGCTGCATTGACGAAAGAGCTGGGCTTGAATCATCCTTGGTATGTTCAGTACATCGATTATATTAAACATCTACTCCAGGGGAATTTGGGCACGTCGATCCGAACAAGGACGGCTGTCAGTGAAGAAATTTGGCCATACTTAGCCGCAACCCTCGAGCTTTCCCTCGTCGCGATGGTCATCGCGGTTGTTGTTGGGGTCAATGCTGGAATCATCAGTGCATGGTTCCAAAATTCATGGTTCGACTACGCAGCGATGATTCTAGCATTGTTGGGCGTTTCGATCCCTATTTTCTGGCTTGGCCTCATGGAACAGTGGGTATTCTCCATCAATCTTCATTGGCTGCCGACGACCGGCCGTGAAAATATACGCGATCCAATCGAAGCGATCACAAATTTGTATTTATTGGATACGTTGATTCAAGGAAGATTCGATCAATTCATCGAAGTGCTGAAGCATTTAATCCTTCCGGGCATCGCGCTTGGTACGATCCCGATGGCCATCATTGCCAGGATGACGCGTTCCAGTATGCTTGAGGTGATGCGTTCTGACTTTATCCGCACCGCGCGTGCGAAAGGAATGAAGATGTTCTGGGTCGTCTACAAGCATTCGCTGAAAAATGCAGTGATCCCGGTATTGACCGTCATCGGCTTGCAGATGGGGCTATTATTGGGGGGCGCAATCTTGACAGAAACGATCTTCGGATGGCCAGGCATAGGCAGGTATATTTATGATGCTATTTCATATCGTGATTATCCGGTCATTCAATCCGGCATCTTGTTGATAGCATTTATATTTGTCTTCATTAATTTGGTCGTAGATCTCCTCTATGCAGCAGTGGATCCAAGGATCAAATACAACTAA